In the genome of Xylanivirga thermophila, the window TATTCAATGCTAAAAAACCTGAAGATTAGTCAAAACCAAATCTTTTTATAGAACATTATTTTCAAAAATAGGCTCTGTCAATCTTTACAATGATCAACAAAGCCTAAATATACCAAACTATGGCAATAGACTAAATTTCTCTTCTAGTAGTTCCTCTGAGTTAGGTCCCACATACGCCATGAACTCACCTGGTTCTGACTCAAACGACATATCCTGTGTATGAAATCTAAGCATGGGCTCATCTATGGTGAATCTAACTTTAATCTCTTCACCAAGTCTTAAGAATATCTTTTTAAAACCCCTTAGTTCCTTTACAGGCCTTTCACACTACCACTTATATCTCTTATATACAGTTGGACAACTTCATATCCTGCCCTATCGCCTATATTTATTCTCACTAAATCATGCATTAAAAGCCCTAAAAAACTGCTACTATTTCAACTAGCACTCATATCCCCTTTCACGTTCCAACTCAGTTCTAAACTCAGCAAAAGTAATGCCTTCACATTTTTTAAACTGTCTATAGAAATATTCTGAATGCTTATACCCTACTTTCTCTATGATTTCATATATTTTGAAATCGCCTGTCATATATAACTGTTTTGCCTTTTCAATACGCTTTTTATTTATATAACTCGAAAAAGATACACCTGTATTATCTTTAAAAAGCTGCCCCAAATAGGCATAGTTCACATAGAAATCATCTGCTATTTGGGATAACTTAATATCATTACAATAATTATCATCTACATATTCTACCACACGATCTATTAGACTTTTAGAACTTTGGGATCTCAATTCCATAATATATGAATGTATTTTTCTGCTCATTTCAATAATCCAATCACCTAGCATGTCTACATTGTTACATATATTATCAATTGTATCTAATATATTATACCCAAAAATTTCATTGGCACTTCCGTTATATTTCTCTATTAATACTGAGAGGTCCCATGCAATGCTAATTAACATAGACTTTATAATATCCTTTGTTATCCTATTAGATACAATATTTTTAATAAGATCATCTATTTGGTTCTGTATAGACTCTTCATCCATTCTCTCAACTGCCCTTAGGAAAAGATCCTTATCCCATTTTAAATTCCACAATTCTTCACCCCTATCAGCAAACTCATAATATGAGATAACCTTTTTGCGTCCATCGAAAATTCCGCCTTCTAACAATTGCAGGGCCTCTCTTCTGGAAATTTTAATATCGGAAAGTTTTGTCTTATACATCCCATATCCAATAGTCACACTAATCCCCAAGTCTCTTTTAATAATTGAACTTATAGTTTCAAGTTTTGTATGCAAGGAATTTATATCACCATCATATGAAGATTGATCAAGTATCAATATACCAAACATACCGTTAATTTCTTCATAGACATGTCCAAGCCTATGCTGCCGAGCAAACTCTTCTATAATATCCCTTACATTGTGCTTAAGTGGCTTAGCATTTATATTATCTTCTACCATATAGTAAAAGTCATCTATCCTTATCATGACTACATTATATAAGCAATTAGATAGATCAATACCGTATTTCTCAAGTTCTTCCTTCCTTTGCTCAACATCCACATAGCCACTGACAAATTCATATAACAATCTATCCCTGAGTATTTTCTTTTTCATTTTTTCTTCTTGCTCTAGCTCTAATTTTCTATCTAGTTCATGCCGTATACAGAGTAGCTGCTCTACCAATTCATTTGGCATAACGGGTTTTAAAAGATATGCTTTGACATTGTATTCTATTGCCTTTCTGGCATACTCAAAATCATTATAGCCACTTATTATTATTATCTCGATGGATTCATTATATTGCTTTATCTGCCTACATAACTCTATACCATCCATAGCTGGCATTCTCACATCAGTAATTACAAGGTCAATTCCATCGTTTTTTATTTTTCCCAGTGCCTCTCTTCCATTGCCCGCAATGTCTATTATATTAAAACCATAATCATTCCAATCAATTATCTTACACATTCCTTCGCAGATTATTGGTTCATCGTCTACAATTAGTACATTATACATAGCTATCTTCTCCTCCAGCCATTTGCATAGGAATTCTAATAACAACTTTTGTGCCTACACCTTCTAAACTATCTATTTCGATTCCATATTCTCTACCATAGTATAACACTAACCGTTTGTTGATATTACTGAGCCCTATACTCTTACGTTCTTTGGAGTTTATTATACTATCTTCTGCATTTTTTATACTCGATTGAATGCCCTTTAGCCTACTGGATTCTATCCCCAATCCATTATCCTCAACAACTATCTCCAGATTATCATTAAAAGCCTTAGCAGTTATCCTTAAAAAGCCTACACCTTCCTTGAGCTCCAAGCCGTGATAAATTGAATTCTCCACAACAGGCTGTAGTGTAAATTTAGGAATTGGTACGTTGTAAAAGGTATCCTTCACATCTATTTCATATTGTAA includes:
- a CDS encoding response regulator, whose amino-acid sequence is MYNVLIVDDEPIICEGMCKIIDWNDYGFNIIDIAGNGREALGKIKNDGIDLVITDVRMPAMDGIELCRQIKQYNESIEIIIISGYNDFEYARKAIEYNVKAYLLKPVMPNELVEQLLCIRHELDRKLELEQEEKMKKKILRDRLLYEFVSGYVDVEQRKEELEKYGIDLSNCLYNVVMIRIDDFYYMVEDNINAKPLKHNVRDIIEEFARQHRLGHVYEEINGMFGILILDQSSYDGDINSLHTKLETISSIIKRDLGISVTIGYGMYKTKLSDIKISRREALQLLEGGIFDGRKKVISYYEFADRGEELWNLKWDKDLFLRAVERMDEESIQNQIDDLIKNIVSNRITKDIIKSMLISIAWDLSVLIEKYNGSANEIFGYNILDTIDNICNNVDMLGDWIIEMSRKIHSYIMELRSQSSKSLIDRVVEYVDDNYCNDIKLSQIADDFYVNYAYLGQLFKDNTGVSFSSYINKKRIEKAKQLYMTGDFKIYEIIEKVGYKHSEYFYRQFKKCEGITFAEFRTELERERGYEC